DNA from Microbacterium sp. SORGH_AS_0969:
GTCGGCATCGGCGAAGAAGACCGCCTCGCCGTCCCACGATCCCTGGGCGATCGCCTCGAGGTACATGCGCCGCGCCTCGGGCCCGATCACGACGATGCGTTGGATGCGAAGGCGCACCGCCAGCAGGCCGACGCGGTCGTGCTCCTCGTCGGCGTACTCCCCCAGCTCGCTCATCGCGCCCAGGACGGCGACCGTCCGCTCCCCGGGGCCGGTGATCTGCGCGAGGGTGCGAAGCGCCGCAGCCATCGAGTCGGGGCTGGCGTTGTAGGCGTCGTTGATGACACGGACGCGGTCGGAGCCCAGCGGCTGCATGCGCCAGCGCTCCGCGATCTCGACGGTCTCGAGTCGCGCGATCGCGTCGGCTGCGGGCACGCCGAGCGCGGTGGCGGTCGCCAGCGCGGCGAGGGCGTTCATGACGTGGTGCTCTCCGAGCACGCGCAGGGTGAGGGTGTGCGGCTCTCCGTCGACGATCAGATCGGCGCGGGTCCCGGATGCCGAGACCTCGACGTCGACGGCGCGGACGGCCGCGCGCTCCCCCCGGCCGAACCAGCGGACGTCCTGCCCGCGGTCGCGCGCGAACGGCTCCATGGCGGCGACGCGCGGATCGTCGGCGTTGAGCACGGCGAGCCCGCCCTCTCGCGTGGCGTGCACGAGCTCGCTCTTGGCGTGGAAGGTGGACTCGATCCCGCCGAATCCGCCCGCGTGCGCCATGCCCACCATGAGGACGACGGCGACGTCGGGGGTGACGAGACCGGCCAGGTGCGCGATGGCTCCCGGCGCGCTGGCACCGAACTCGCTCACGAGGTAGCGGGTCTTCTCGGTCACGCGGAGCATCGTGAGCGGCGCGCCGACCTCGTTGTTGAACGACGCGCGCGGCGACACGGTCTCGCCCTCGTCGCTGAGGATGCGGGCGAGGAGGTTCTTCGTCGTGGTCTTGCCGTTCGAGCCGGTGATCCCGATGATGCGCAGATCGCCGTTCCGCCGAACCCGGGCCACCACGTCGCGGGCGAGGTCGGACAGCGCGGCCACGGCATCCGGGACGACGATCTGGGTCACCTCGTCGTCGACCTCCCGCTCGACGATCGCGAGGACCGCCCCGCGCTCGACCGCGGTGCCGACGAAGAGGTGCCCGTCGGTGGTCTCGCCGGGTTTGGCGACGAAGATGTCGCCCGGCTCGATGAAACGCGAGTCGGTGTCGACGAGACCCGCGACGAGGGTGTCGGGAGTGTCGCCC
Protein-coding regions in this window:
- the murF gene encoding UDP-N-acetylmuramoyl-tripeptide--D-alanyl-D-alanine ligase, which gives rise to MISTSLSHLADAVGGRLVLRAGDTPDTLVAGLVDTDSRFIEPGDIFVAKPGETTDGHLFVGTAVERGAVLAIVEREVDDEVTQIVVPDAVAALSDLARDVVARVRRNGDLRIIGITGSNGKTTTKNLLARILSDEGETVSPRASFNNEVGAPLTMLRVTEKTRYLVSEFGASAPGAIAHLAGLVTPDVAVVLMVGMAHAGGFGGIESTFHAKSELVHATREGGLAVLNADDPRVAAMEPFARDRGQDVRWFGRGERAAVRAVDVEVSASGTRADLIVDGEPHTLTLRVLGEHHVMNALAALATATALGVPAADAIARLETVEIAERWRMQPLGSDRVRVINDAYNASPDSMAAALRTLAQITGPGERTVAVLGAMSELGEYADEEHDRVGLLAVRLRIQRIVVIGPEARRMYLEAIAQGSWDGEAVFFADADAAYDYLSTELRDGDRVLVKSSNSAGLRFLGDRLGELFA